The window TGTTCGCCGGCACGCTCGAATACCTGAACAGCTGCAGGATATGTCGGGCAATGGTATTCGCAGACGCCGCACCCGGTGCAGGCCTCGCCAATAAGCGGCCCTTTGAGTTCTCCCTCGGAGACCATTTGGATGGCGCTCTCTCCAACAG of the Nitrospinaceae bacterium genome contains:
- a CDS encoding 4Fe-4S binding protein, translating into MVSEGELKGPLIGEACTGCGVCEYHCPTYPAAVQVFERAGEQLPQSPGDE